The Listeria welshimeri serovar 6b str. SLCC5334 genome has a window encoding:
- the gorA gene encoding glutathione-disulfide reductase, producing the protein MEKHYDYIAIGGGSGGIASINRAAMHGAKCALIEPKFLGGTCVNVGCVPKKVMWYGAQIKEAMDLYADAYGYQVDASFNFQKLVENREAYIERIRGSYKNGLDNNKVEWIKGYAEFVDEKTLRVNGEIVTADHILIATGGEPVLPSIPGAEYGITSDGFFALKELPKKVAVIGAGYIAVELAGVLQQLGSETHLFVRKHAPLRNFDPLLTDTLTEIIEQSDMMLHKHAVPQKVEKNSDGSLTLSLEDGRTETVDTIIWAIGRKPVITGLQIEKAGVELLESGHIAVDKFQNTNVEGIYAVGDVTGHYELTPVAIAAGRRLSERLFNNKKDAHLSYENIPTVVFSHPAIGTVGLTEPEAIEKYGKENIKIYTSSFTSMYTAITDHREPCRMKLICEGNTERVIGLHGIGYGVDEMIQGFAVAINMGATKSDFDNTVAIHPTGSEEFVTMK; encoded by the coding sequence ATGGAGAAGCATTATGATTATATTGCGATTGGCGGCGGTAGTGGCGGAATTGCTTCTATTAATCGCGCGGCAATGCACGGAGCAAAGTGTGCACTAATCGAACCCAAATTTTTAGGAGGCACATGTGTGAACGTTGGCTGTGTTCCTAAAAAAGTAATGTGGTACGGTGCACAAATTAAAGAAGCGATGGATTTATACGCAGATGCTTATGGTTATCAAGTAGATGCATCCTTTAACTTCCAAAAATTAGTTGAAAATCGGGAAGCATACATCGAACGCATTCGCGGTTCTTATAAAAACGGACTTGATAATAATAAAGTCGAATGGATAAAAGGGTATGCCGAATTTGTTGATGAAAAAACGTTGCGTGTAAACGGCGAAATAGTGACAGCTGATCATATTTTAATTGCGACGGGCGGAGAACCAGTGCTTCCTTCTATTCCAGGTGCAGAATATGGAATAACTTCAGATGGTTTTTTTGCATTAAAAGAACTTCCTAAAAAAGTAGCAGTTATTGGTGCCGGTTATATTGCTGTTGAACTTGCTGGCGTTTTACAACAATTAGGTTCAGAAACACATTTATTTGTACGGAAACATGCGCCGCTCAGAAATTTTGACCCACTTTTAACAGATACATTAACCGAAATTATCGAGCAATCGGATATGATGTTGCACAAACACGCAGTACCACAAAAAGTGGAAAAAAATTCGGATGGCAGTTTAACATTGAGCTTAGAAGATGGTCGCACAGAAACCGTCGATACGATTATTTGGGCAATTGGCCGTAAACCGGTTATCACAGGACTTCAAATTGAAAAAGCTGGCGTAGAATTATTAGAAAGTGGACATATTGCTGTAGATAAATTTCAAAACACGAATGTGGAAGGGATTTATGCAGTTGGCGACGTCACGGGTCACTATGAATTAACACCAGTCGCTATCGCTGCTGGACGCCGTCTTTCAGAACGACTTTTTAACAATAAAAAAGATGCTCATTTAAGTTATGAAAACATTCCAACCGTTGTATTTAGTCATCCTGCCATTGGTACTGTTGGTTTAACTGAGCCAGAAGCAATTGAAAAATATGGTAAAGAAAATATTAAAATATACACTTCTAGTTTTACTTCAATGTATACAGCTATTACAGATCACCGTGAACCTTGTCGAATGAAATTAATCTGCGAAGGAAATACAGAACGTGTCATCGGCTTGCACGGCATTGGTTATGGTGTGGATGAAATGATTCAAGGATTTGCTGTAGCTATTAATATGGGCGCAACGAAATCCGATTTTGATAACACGGTCGCCATTCACCCAACAGGATCAGAAGAATTTGTTACAATGAAATAG
- a CDS encoding formate/nitrite transporter family protein: MGYYSPQEVTEITIEKGTQKANSSTLALVLLGFLGGAFISLGYLLYIRAVGTMPHEWGSFATLIGASLFPVGLVCILLGGGELITGNMMAVAIAWYDKKIIFQQLLRNWAIVSVMNLVGAFFVAYFFGHFVGLTEGDFLPKTLATAGAKINDPFWVAFVSGIGCNWFVGIAVWLCYAAKDFSGKILGIWFPVMAFVAIGFQHVVANMFIIPAAIFAGYYSWADFIWNIIPVYLGNVVGGAVFVSLFYFLAYKKNAQKKVKEEVHQPIEEN, translated from the coding sequence GTGGGATATTATAGCCCGCAGGAAGTAACAGAGATAACAATTGAAAAAGGAACTCAAAAAGCAAATTCAAGTACATTAGCCCTTGTTTTATTAGGCTTTTTGGGTGGCGCTTTTATCTCTCTTGGTTACTTATTATACATACGTGCAGTAGGAACAATGCCTCATGAGTGGGGAAGTTTTGCAACGCTTATTGGCGCAAGTCTTTTTCCAGTAGGACTTGTCTGTATCTTACTCGGTGGAGGAGAATTAATCACTGGAAACATGATGGCTGTAGCAATCGCTTGGTATGATAAAAAGATTATTTTTCAACAATTACTTCGAAACTGGGCCATTGTTTCAGTTATGAATTTAGTTGGCGCCTTTTTTGTTGCTTACTTTTTTGGTCATTTCGTCGGCTTAACAGAAGGGGATTTCTTACCAAAAACCTTAGCAACAGCTGGTGCTAAAATAAATGATCCATTCTGGGTTGCATTTGTTTCTGGTATTGGTTGTAATTGGTTCGTTGGGATTGCTGTTTGGCTCTGTTATGCGGCCAAAGATTTCTCAGGAAAAATTCTTGGTATTTGGTTTCCAGTAATGGCTTTTGTGGCCATTGGATTTCAACACGTTGTCGCCAACATGTTTATTATCCCGGCTGCCATTTTTGCTGGTTACTATTCATGGGCAGATTTTATTTGGAATATCATTCCTGTATACTTAGGAAATGTAGTTGGCGGTGCAGTGTTTGTCAGCCTTTTCTATTTCCTTGCATATAAGAAAAACGCACAGAAAAAAGTAAAAGAAGAAGTACATCAACCAATTGAAGAAAATTAA
- a CDS encoding Vga family ABC-F type ribosomal protection protein, whose amino-acid sequence MSIIEINQLKIEVADRILVEIPHLLVNKKARIGIIGQNGLGKTTLMEVIAGAKEATSGTVITQGKLAYIKQLSNDKSTKSGGEKTRKAIQQAMRQNPSVLLADEPTSNLDVESVKHLERQWSDFHGALLIISHDRAFLDALCTEIWEIKNQTIHVYKGNYHAYLEQKQQHENQAELAYKEFKNKKKQLQASQTHHEIEAGRIVKPGKRLNNKEASAFKAGKGTQQKKQHSTIKALEKRIERLGNVEKPHTTKPIKIITPDNRIIKKGNTILSVRESTYEITGRKLFKTEAFSIKSGDKVALIGENASGKTTFLREIIQGNPTITCNTQAKVAYFDQELKGLDLAKTLLENMTNISVQTKQVNREVLGSMHFKESDLYKEVRMLSGGERVKLLLSMLLVSDANFLILDEPTNYLDIYAMEALEALIKQFTGTILFVSHDRTFVNQVAEEVVAIENNQMTFHRMTFSEYEESKTPSRFSEEDKLILEMRMSEIAAKLMQPNLKPAEKAMLEQTYQEIITKRQQFT is encoded by the coding sequence ATGTCTATAATCGAAATTAATCAATTAAAAATAGAAGTAGCAGACAGGATTTTAGTAGAAATCCCCCATTTACTAGTTAATAAAAAAGCAAGAATTGGCATCATCGGTCAAAATGGTCTAGGAAAAACAACGCTAATGGAAGTGATTGCTGGCGCCAAAGAAGCCACATCTGGCACCGTAATTACACAAGGAAAACTCGCATACATCAAACAACTTTCCAATGATAAGAGCACCAAAAGCGGTGGCGAAAAAACACGAAAAGCTATCCAGCAAGCGATGCGCCAAAATCCAAGTGTTCTCTTAGCAGACGAACCAACGAGCAATCTGGATGTCGAAAGCGTAAAACATTTAGAACGCCAGTGGAGTGATTTTCACGGTGCACTTCTGATTATCTCGCATGACCGAGCCTTTCTAGATGCACTTTGCACAGAAATATGGGAAATCAAAAATCAAACTATTCATGTCTACAAAGGCAATTATCATGCCTATTTAGAGCAAAAACAACAACATGAAAACCAAGCGGAACTCGCTTACAAAGAATTTAAAAACAAAAAGAAACAACTACAGGCATCTCAAACGCATCACGAAATCGAAGCAGGACGAATTGTTAAACCAGGTAAACGCTTAAACAACAAGGAAGCCAGTGCTTTTAAAGCAGGAAAAGGCACGCAACAAAAGAAACAGCATAGCACCATAAAAGCCTTAGAAAAACGAATTGAGCGACTCGGTAATGTCGAAAAACCTCATACAACTAAACCAATCAAAATTATCACTCCAGATAATCGAATAATTAAAAAAGGTAATACTATATTAAGTGTCAGAGAATCAACATACGAAATTACTGGACGAAAATTGTTTAAAACAGAGGCTTTCTCAATAAAATCTGGTGACAAAGTAGCTCTTATTGGTGAAAACGCAAGTGGAAAAACCACATTTTTAAGAGAAATAATCCAAGGAAATCCAACTATCACATGTAATACTCAAGCAAAAGTGGCTTATTTTGATCAAGAATTAAAAGGACTAGATTTAGCGAAAACTCTTTTAGAAAACATGACAAATATTAGCGTTCAAACCAAGCAAGTAAACAGAGAAGTCCTTGGTAGCATGCACTTTAAAGAAAGCGATTTGTATAAAGAAGTGCGCATGCTCTCTGGCGGGGAACGGGTAAAATTACTTCTCAGCATGCTTCTTGTTAGCGATGCGAATTTTCTTATCCTAGATGAACCAACGAACTATTTGGACATTTACGCAATGGAAGCTTTGGAAGCATTAATCAAACAATTTACTGGAACGATCTTATTTGTTTCTCATGATAGAACCTTTGTAAATCAAGTAGCAGAAGAGGTAGTCGCAATTGAAAACAATCAAATGACTTTCCACCGAATGACTTTCTCAGAATATGAAGAAAGTAAAACCCCAAGTCGCTTTTCAGAAGAAGATAAATTGATTTTAGAGATGCGGATGTCAGAAATCGCCGCAAAACTAATGCAACCCAATTTAAAGCCAGCAGAAAAAGCAATGCTCGAACAAACTTATCAAGAAATTATCACAAAAAGACAGCAATTTACCTAA
- a CDS encoding DUF1648 domain-containing protein, translating to MEIIIYIFVSIAIISLQAMTPFVIRKSECFGVNVGERANRNAELTQLKKQYIGQVVLWTSLVAIIGIAFIQGFHSSENIQAGIFIASMFGQLIVSFIIYYRFHQTTLQWKKEKIESGEISTNSIIMVDTSFHRRKMVISYTWFIVPLLLFIITLAITAVFYPSAPETWITHFDMNGVSTNTVQKSPRIALLFPMLQLGMIGLFMFINYVIARSKQTVENENPTDSLKRNMLFRQISSKAMLIMCMIMVIDFLVMQVVILLALSAEIMMITMIISVILILLGTVLLAVKVGQGGSRLKFANEPDGVNKPIRDDDVFWKAGVIYFNRNDPALFVEKRFGIGWTINTARPVAWLSFVFVIVVIIFISFLF from the coding sequence ATGGAAATCATCATTTATATTTTTGTAAGTATTGCTATCATTTCACTACAAGCAATGACACCTTTTGTTATACGGAAGTCTGAATGTTTTGGGGTAAATGTTGGCGAGCGAGCTAATCGAAACGCTGAGCTAACCCAATTAAAAAAACAATATATTGGTCAAGTTGTTTTATGGACCTCGTTAGTGGCTATCATCGGGATTGCTTTTATTCAAGGTTTTCATTCAAGCGAAAACATCCAAGCAGGAATTTTTATCGCCTCCATGTTTGGACAATTAATAGTTTCTTTCATTATTTACTATCGTTTTCATCAAACAACCTTACAATGGAAAAAAGAAAAAATAGAGTCAGGAGAAATTTCAACCAATTCTATTATCATGGTAGATACTAGTTTTCATCGTAGAAAAATGGTGATTTCTTACACTTGGTTTATAGTGCCCTTACTTTTATTTATTATTACACTTGCAATAACCGCTGTTTTTTATCCAAGTGCTCCGGAAACTTGGATAACTCATTTTGATATGAACGGGGTAAGCACAAATACGGTTCAAAAATCACCAAGAATAGCTCTACTTTTCCCAATGCTGCAACTAGGGATGATTGGCTTATTTATGTTTATTAATTATGTTATAGCCAGAAGTAAACAAACAGTAGAAAATGAAAATCCAACAGATTCTTTAAAACGGAATATGTTATTTAGACAAATTTCTAGCAAGGCTATGCTAATTATGTGTATGATCATGGTCATTGATTTTCTCGTTATGCAAGTGGTTATTTTACTCGCATTATCAGCAGAAATTATGATGATTACTATGATTATTTCCGTCATTTTAATTTTACTGGGAACAGTTCTTCTTGCTGTAAAAGTAGGACAGGGTGGAAGCCGATTAAAATTCGCAAATGAGCCAGACGGAGTAAACAAGCCAATCCGTGATGACGACGTTTTCTGGAAAGCGGGAGTAATTTACTTCAACAGAAATGACCCAGCATTATTCGTTGAGAAACGTTTTGGTATCGGTTGGACAATAAATACAGCTCGTCCAGTTGCTTGGTTATCTTTTGTATTTGTTATCGTAGTCATTATCTTCATTAGTTTCTTGTTTTAA
- a CDS encoding AI-2E family transporter: MKFSRFRDSKLFFWTIEILAVVAVLFILLQMKYIFSPIGIIISTLFMPILVAGFLFYLFNPLVLFLEKRKVPRLLSVILIFIAFIALIVLAVMQLGPTLADQVAELAKAIPGYWQDFEKWLESLSHNSALQSVDIKAELAKLNISLPKIMSVVFDGVASSFGAIFSFISGFVMILVTVPFIVFYMFKDGHKFVESSGKFFPAGIRSEAKQIIKEMNKTISTYISSQAIDCMFVGLFTFIGYLIIGQPYALLFGFIAGATNIIPYLGPFLGAAPAVIVALFTSPLQALLVIVVVTIVQQIDSNLLSPYIMGKSLSIHPLTIIIILIVAGNLAGIFGMILGVPLYAVVKTIIVNVNRLIKLRRGQLAIDNNPPDANTPPK, translated from the coding sequence TTGAAATTTTCACGTTTTCGAGATAGTAAACTGTTTTTTTGGACCATTGAAATTTTAGCGGTTGTCGCAGTTTTATTCATTTTATTACAAATGAAGTACATATTTTCACCAATTGGTATAATCATTTCTACATTATTTATGCCTATCTTAGTAGCAGGGTTTTTATTCTATCTTTTTAATCCGCTTGTTCTATTTTTAGAAAAAAGAAAAGTACCAAGACTATTAAGTGTGATATTGATTTTTATTGCGTTTATTGCCCTCATTGTACTTGCTGTCATGCAACTCGGACCAACACTTGCTGATCAAGTTGCTGAACTTGCAAAAGCAATTCCAGGTTACTGGCAAGATTTTGAGAAATGGTTAGAAAGTCTTTCTCATAATTCAGCTTTGCAAAGTGTTGATATAAAAGCAGAACTTGCAAAACTAAACATTTCTTTACCGAAAATTATGTCTGTTGTATTTGATGGGGTAGCTTCTAGTTTTGGAGCGATTTTCTCGTTTATATCTGGTTTTGTTATGATTCTTGTAACTGTTCCATTTATCGTCTTTTATATGTTTAAAGATGGTCATAAATTCGTTGAGTCTTCGGGTAAATTCTTCCCAGCTGGCATTCGTTCTGAAGCAAAACAAATTATTAAAGAAATGAACAAAACAATCTCTACTTATATTAGTTCTCAAGCAATTGATTGTATGTTTGTTGGTTTGTTTACTTTTATTGGTTATTTAATTATTGGTCAACCTTATGCCCTTCTATTTGGTTTCATTGCAGGTGCAACGAATATTATTCCTTATCTTGGGCCATTCCTTGGTGCAGCTCCAGCAGTTATTGTAGCCTTATTTACTTCTCCACTTCAAGCGTTACTTGTGATTGTTGTTGTGACTATTGTTCAACAAATCGACTCGAACTTGCTTTCACCATATATAATGGGTAAATCGTTATCTATTCACCCATTAACTATTATTATTATCTTGATTGTTGCTGGTAATTTAGCAGGAATCTTTGGAATGATTTTAGGCGTTCCACTTTATGCAGTGGTAAAAACAATTATCGTCAATGTCAATCGTTTAATTAAATTAAGGCGGGGTCAGCTAGCAATTGATAACAACCCACCTGACGCGAATACGCCGCCAAAATAA
- a CDS encoding permease — protein sequence MFSHLPDSFLQMNTIFISILIEALPFVLIGVFIAGFIQMFISEKFIARVIPKNKFLAVIVGSLIGVFFPSCECGIVPIVRNLLAKGVPLHAGIAFMLTAPIINPVVLFSTYVAFGSTWEVPLLRVAGSLVVALVVGNIIAYFYKGTGLKDRFLKYEAASEKVAVPAGNLAIANGPAESTTTNFQVLRTEETPVRLEHNHAHHHDAEHTHTKMTFSQKVWHTVQHAVDEFFSVGKYLVFGALIAAAMQTYIKTSTLVSIGHGPILSILLMMVLAFVLSLCSEADAFIGASFRSVFSTQSIVAFLVFGPMLDIKNLMMMLGAFKAKFVLLIVTSVTIVVFLYALVI from the coding sequence ATGTTTAGTCATCTGCCGGATTCATTCCTACAAATGAATACCATTTTTATTTCCATTTTAATTGAAGCACTGCCATTTGTATTGATTGGTGTATTTATCGCTGGCTTTATTCAAATGTTTATTTCTGAAAAATTCATTGCACGAGTCATCCCAAAAAATAAATTTTTAGCAGTCATTGTTGGCTCGCTTATTGGTGTGTTTTTCCCTTCCTGCGAATGTGGAATTGTTCCTATAGTTCGTAATTTGCTTGCAAAAGGTGTACCACTCCATGCCGGAATTGCCTTTATGCTCACAGCACCGATTATTAATCCTGTAGTACTTTTTTCTACTTATGTCGCATTTGGGAGTACCTGGGAAGTGCCGCTATTACGTGTTGCAGGAAGCCTCGTAGTCGCTCTCGTTGTTGGAAATATTATCGCTTATTTTTATAAAGGAACAGGTTTGAAAGATCGCTTTTTAAAATATGAAGCAGCAAGTGAAAAAGTGGCCGTTCCAGCTGGAAACCTAGCAATTGCTAATGGTCCAGCAGAAAGCACAACAACTAATTTTCAAGTATTAAGAACCGAAGAAACTCCAGTTAGACTAGAGCATAATCATGCGCACCATCATGACGCAGAGCATACGCATACAAAAATGACATTTAGCCAAAAAGTGTGGCATACCGTTCAACACGCTGTTGACGAATTCTTTTCTGTAGGTAAATACCTTGTTTTTGGTGCTTTAATTGCTGCAGCGATGCAAACTTACATTAAAACCTCTACGCTCGTATCAATTGGTCACGGTCCGATATTATCTATCTTACTGATGATGGTACTTGCCTTTGTATTATCGCTATGTTCTGAAGCAGATGCCTTTATTGGTGCTTCTTTCCGTAGTGTATTTTCCACCCAATCAATTGTCGCATTTTTAGTTTTTGGTCCAATGCTTGATATTAAAAATTTAATGATGATGTTAGGTGCATTTAAAGCGAAATTTGTCTTATTAATTGTTACTAGTGTAACGATTGTCGTCTTTTTATACGCTTTAGTTATCTAA
- a CDS encoding histidine phosphatase family protein, producing the protein MGKKLSLYFVRHGQTYLNKNIRMQGWADTPLTPEGIEVVKESGRGLSETEFVAAYSSDLHRTIATAEHLLKENKHAFGLTLEPLSEFRETFFGSYEGEKSDVAWSEIAKHMGYASQAELFEKADVRETMNGTKAADPAGDAEDFMTFWTRVEQGFLHVISRHRETGGNVLIVAHGNTIRNIVHELEPSMDEAVILDNASVTVLNYENGLFKLERLNDTSHFKKA; encoded by the coding sequence ATGGGAAAAAAATTATCACTTTATTTTGTAAGACATGGTCAAACGTATTTAAATAAAAATATACGCATGCAAGGTTGGGCTGATACGCCACTTACACCAGAAGGAATTGAAGTTGTAAAAGAGAGTGGACGCGGTCTTTCTGAAACAGAATTCGTTGCAGCATATTCAAGTGATTTGCACCGTACAATCGCAACGGCTGAACACTTACTCAAAGAAAATAAACACGCATTTGGTTTAACACTGGAACCACTTAGCGAATTTCGTGAAACATTCTTTGGTTCTTATGAAGGCGAAAAAAGCGATGTAGCATGGAGTGAAATTGCCAAACATATGGGATATGCGAGCCAAGCAGAACTTTTTGAAAAAGCCGATGTTCGCGAAACAATGAACGGGACAAAAGCTGCAGACCCCGCCGGTGATGCCGAAGATTTCATGACATTTTGGACACGTGTAGAACAAGGCTTTTTACATGTTATAAGTCGTCACCGAGAAACTGGTGGGAATGTCCTAATTGTCGCTCACGGAAATACAATTCGTAACATTGTCCACGAACTAGAACCCTCCATGGACGAAGCAGTCATCTTAGATAATGCGAGTGTTACCGTGTTAAACTACGAAAATGGTTTATTCAAATTAGAACGTTTAAATGATACCTCTCATTTTAAAAAAGCATAG
- a CDS encoding NAD-dependent succinate-semialdehyde dehydrogenase, translated as MSMKEATLPKVQTKLFINGEWIDGDNKETKDIVNPANGEVIAKVVQAGPNETKQAINAAKEAFPDWAKMELADRVKLLHKIADLMEERADTLAKIMTIEQGKPLKESKGEVLTGAENFRFAAEEARRLYGETIPAPNNHAFIVKKQPIGVVAAITPWNFPGGMVTRKLAPALATGNTIVLKPSGDTPLSALAIFEIFEEAGLPKGVANIVMGSSKEIGETLTDSDDVRKLTFTGSTKVGQTLFKQSAETLKKISLELGGHAPFIVFDDANLDAAVNDLVAAKFRNNGQVCVSPNRIFVAKEIKDKFTKALVSEVEKLKVGNGLGDVNVGPLIREDAIDKIDKQLKNATDKGAKVLTGGGRLTGSDYDKGNFYKPTVLDNVTREMDIFYEETFGPVIPLITFETEDEAIEMANDSEFGLASYFYTKDLARVEKVGSALEYGMVGANEIAISNPETPFGGVKHSGFGRENGHYGMEEYIQVKFINLKYRD; from the coding sequence TTGAGTATGAAAGAAGCGACATTACCAAAAGTTCAAACAAAATTATTTATTAATGGAGAATGGATAGACGGAGATAATAAAGAAACAAAAGATATTGTAAACCCAGCAAACGGAGAGGTTATTGCAAAAGTAGTGCAAGCAGGACCTAATGAAACAAAACAAGCCATTAATGCCGCAAAAGAAGCTTTTCCAGATTGGGCTAAAATGGAATTAGCTGACCGTGTTAAATTATTGCACAAAATTGCTGATTTAATGGAAGAAAGAGCAGATACCTTAGCCAAAATTATGACAATTGAACAAGGTAAACCACTAAAAGAATCAAAAGGAGAAGTCCTAACGGGTGCTGAAAACTTCCGATTCGCCGCAGAAGAAGCAAGAAGATTATATGGTGAAACAATTCCTGCTCCAAATAATCATGCTTTTATTGTTAAAAAACAACCAATAGGTGTAGTTGCTGCGATTACCCCGTGGAATTTCCCAGGTGGAATGGTTACACGAAAACTTGCGCCAGCGCTTGCAACTGGTAATACTATTGTTCTTAAACCTTCCGGAGATACACCTCTTTCGGCTTTAGCTATCTTTGAAATATTTGAAGAAGCTGGCTTACCAAAAGGTGTTGCCAATATTGTAATGGGTAGCTCAAAAGAAATCGGTGAAACATTAACTGATAGTGACGACGTTCGTAAATTAACTTTCACCGGTTCTACTAAAGTCGGTCAAACGCTATTTAAACAATCAGCAGAGACATTGAAGAAAATCTCACTTGAACTTGGTGGACATGCACCATTTATCGTATTTGATGATGCTAATTTAGATGCGGCTGTGAATGATTTAGTCGCAGCAAAATTCCGTAATAACGGTCAAGTATGCGTATCACCAAACCGGATTTTTGTAGCTAAAGAAATCAAAGACAAATTCACGAAAGCTCTTGTTTCCGAAGTTGAAAAATTAAAAGTTGGTAACGGTTTGGGTGATGTGAATGTTGGCCCACTTATTCGTGAAGATGCGATAGATAAAATCGATAAACAACTTAAAAACGCTACAGATAAAGGCGCTAAAGTCCTTACTGGTGGTGGGCGTCTAACCGGCTCAGACTATGATAAAGGAAACTTTTACAAACCAACTGTCTTAGATAATGTCACTCGTGAAATGGATATTTTCTATGAAGAAACATTTGGTCCAGTCATCCCACTAATCACTTTTGAAACAGAAGACGAAGCAATTGAAATGGCAAACGATAGTGAATTCGGATTAGCTTCTTACTTCTATACAAAAGATTTAGCACGCGTGGAAAAAGTAGGATCTGCTTTAGAATATGGAATGGTTGGTGCAAATGAAATCGCCATTTCCAATCCAGAAACCCCATTTGGTGGCGTAAAACATTCTGGCTTTGGTCGTGAAAACGGACATTACGGAATGGAAGAATACATCCAAGTGAAATTCATCAACTTAAAATATCGTGATTAA
- a CDS encoding GntR family transcriptional regulator codes for MLLAIDLQSEEPIYTQICNQIIEGMAKRELLPGDKLPSVRSLGADIGINFHTVNKAYQILKQEGLIQIHRQKGVVIHPDGVAKADELFFKKLQTKLRPLIAESVVRDVSEEKWLEISKTIFDEMHGRRVD; via the coding sequence ATGTTACTTGCGATTGATTTACAATCAGAAGAGCCAATTTACACACAAATTTGTAATCAAATCATTGAAGGCATGGCTAAACGAGAACTTTTACCAGGGGACAAATTACCTTCTGTAAGAAGTCTTGGTGCTGATATTGGGATTAATTTCCATACAGTAAATAAAGCGTATCAAATTTTAAAACAAGAAGGGCTTATTCAAATTCATCGTCAAAAAGGAGTAGTTATTCATCCGGATGGCGTAGCTAAAGCAGATGAACTATTTTTCAAGAAATTACAAACAAAGCTAAGACCATTGATTGCAGAATCAGTTGTTCGTGATGTTAGTGAAGAGAAATGGTTAGAAATAAGTAAGACTATTTTTGATGAAATGCATGGACGGAGAGTGGATTAG